Proteins from a genomic interval of Nitrospina gracilis Nb-211:
- a CDS encoding phage virion morphogenesis protein, whose product MANEDAFFEVDDSQVIEVLDAVLRRWRDPTPFLEEVGALVVASIMRNFEVGGRYREAGDWRGGTRRWRPLSVLTLFGSLGKKGGKFFKKRGGLKKRGEKRLAGKKILIDQGHLMSSINYQVRREELVVGTNLPYAAIHQFGGKAGRGKTVHIPARPYLVIQDEDLEQIRAIGNDYLTGRV is encoded by the coding sequence ATGGCAAACGAAGACGCATTTTTTGAAGTCGATGACTCGCAAGTGATTGAGGTGTTGGACGCTGTTTTGCGCCGTTGGCGCGACCCCACGCCCTTCCTGGAAGAGGTGGGGGCCCTGGTGGTGGCCTCAATCATGCGCAACTTCGAGGTCGGCGGGCGGTACCGGGAGGCGGGGGACTGGCGTGGCGGCACGCGGCGGTGGCGTCCATTGAGCGTCCTCACCCTGTTCGGGAGCCTGGGGAAGAAGGGTGGGAAGTTTTTCAAAAAGCGTGGCGGACTCAAAAAGCGTGGTGAGAAGCGCCTCGCCGGAAAGAAAATCCTGATCGACCAGGGGCACCTCATGTCATCGATCAATTATCAGGTGCGGCGCGAGGAACTGGTGGTCGGGACCAATCTTCCCTATGCCGCGATCCACCAGTTCGGCGGAAAGGCCGGCCGGGGAAAAACAGTGCACATCCCGGCGCGGCCGTACCTGGTGATTCAGGATGAAGACCTGGAACAAATCCGCGCCATCGGAAACGATTACCTCACGGGGAGAGTGTGA
- a CDS encoding DUF935 domain-containing protein translates to MIQLFDAFGREIKPAGKPIIDRTLAVAQVEDRYTDYPSHGLTPKRLAEILKEADAGHPRRQLELFEEMEEKDTHLMSVLGKRRGALTGLKFNVMPFSQEAEDVKIAEFVEEQINALPDFEDNLKDITDAIGKGFSSLELNWAVDGGRNVIKHLSRIEPKRFIWPEAQLTPRLLTRDEPANGIDLVPFKFLFHIHKAKSGHPVRQGVLRVVTWMYLFKNYDIKAWVAFGEVFGMPLRLGRYDPGATKEDKDALISAVRALGSDAAGIISKSTEIEFIEAAQQSGNTNLFKLLADFCNAEISKAVLGQTLTTEQGDRGARSLGDVHKDVQDDILRDDCEQVSKSMRRDLIQPLVGFNFGWDKPLPWFRLEYEDPGDLKAEAERYRVHLESGLRISADHYYDKFQIPKPEKDEDVLEPRAGGFSPPPGREDPEASANKHHACPGCGYHVNAGPKPGGQDTLDGFTDRLMRSVEMDGLVEPIREVMGRSSDLEEFRRNLIEAFGDMETDRLAGVIEQALIAAELSGRFEQLPEEERE, encoded by the coding sequence ATGATCCAGTTGTTCGACGCATTTGGGCGTGAAATCAAACCCGCGGGCAAACCCATCATCGACCGCACCCTCGCCGTCGCTCAGGTTGAGGACCGTTACACCGATTATCCGTCGCATGGTCTGACTCCGAAACGCCTGGCGGAGATCCTGAAGGAAGCCGATGCGGGTCATCCGCGCCGCCAACTCGAGTTGTTCGAGGAAATGGAAGAGAAGGACACGCACCTGATGAGCGTGCTGGGGAAGCGGCGCGGCGCCTTGACCGGCCTCAAGTTCAACGTCATGCCGTTCAGCCAGGAGGCGGAGGACGTTAAAATCGCGGAATTCGTTGAGGAACAGATCAACGCGCTCCCGGATTTCGAGGACAACCTGAAAGACATCACCGACGCCATCGGCAAAGGGTTCTCCTCGCTGGAGTTGAATTGGGCTGTTGACGGCGGCCGCAACGTGATCAAGCATCTCAGCCGCATCGAGCCGAAGCGGTTCATCTGGCCCGAGGCGCAGTTGACGCCCCGGCTGTTGACGCGGGACGAACCCGCCAACGGCATCGACCTGGTTCCGTTCAAGTTCCTGTTCCATATCCACAAGGCCAAGTCAGGGCACCCGGTGCGCCAGGGTGTCCTGCGCGTCGTCACCTGGATGTACCTGTTCAAGAACTACGACATCAAGGCGTGGGTGGCGTTCGGCGAGGTGTTCGGGATGCCGCTCCGGCTGGGCCGGTACGATCCGGGCGCAACGAAAGAGGACAAGGACGCGTTGATCAGCGCGGTGCGGGCGCTGGGCAGTGACGCCGCCGGCATCATTTCCAAGAGCACCGAGATTGAATTCATCGAAGCGGCTCAACAGTCCGGCAACACGAACCTGTTCAAACTGCTCGCCGATTTCTGCAACGCGGAAATCAGCAAGGCGGTGCTGGGCCAGACCCTCACCACCGAGCAGGGGGATCGCGGCGCGCGCTCCCTGGGCGACGTCCACAAGGATGTCCAGGATGACATTCTGCGGGACGACTGCGAGCAGGTATCGAAATCCATGCGCCGTGATCTGATTCAACCGCTCGTCGGATTCAATTTCGGCTGGGACAAGCCTCTGCCCTGGTTCCGGCTCGAATACGAAGATCCCGGCGACTTGAAGGCTGAGGCCGAGCGGTACAGGGTTCACCTGGAAAGCGGCCTCCGCATCTCCGCCGATCATTACTACGACAAGTTTCAGATTCCAAAGCCGGAAAAAGATGAGGACGTGCTGGAGCCGCGCGCCGGTGGATTTTCTCCGCCGCCAGGCCGTGAAGATCCGGAAGCTTCCGCCAACAAACATCACGCGTGCCCCGGTTGCGGTTATCACGTCAACGCCGGACCGAAGCCCGGCGGGCAGGATACGTTGGACGGGTTCACCGACCGCCTCATGCGTTCGGTGGAAATGGACGGGCTGGTGGAACCGATCCGCGAGGTGATGGGCCGGTCGAGCGACCTGGAAGAGTTCCGGCGGAACCTGATCGAAGCGTTCGGCGATATGGAAACGGACCGCCTGGCCGGGGTCATTGAGCAGGCGTTGATCGCCGCCGAGTTGTCAGGGCGGTTTGAGCAGTTGCCGGAAGAGGAGCGTGAGTGA
- a CDS encoding Mu-like prophage major head subunit gpT family protein — MLVNKSTLTAVFINLKTTFNKAFDAAPVIWDKIAMKVTSTGKSNEYNWLERFPKMREWIGDKHIKNMIAHANSVINKDYEATVGVDRNDIEDDQLGIYGPMAQEAGFSAKQWPDEIVIPLLNDGFTSLCWDGQNFFDTDHPLGDDAGTLYSNKGTAALKFDTLANAQASFGAGRTAIRKMKDYEGRALNLNPDKLMVPPALEDTANALMKNDRLEDGKPNPYKNSAEVVVDGRLTSDTAWFLLVTNRPVKPFIFQERKAPVFVQQTTMESDDVFNKREYKYGVESRGAAAYALPQLAYGSTGAA, encoded by the coding sequence ATGCTCGTAAACAAATCCACCCTGACTGCGGTTTTCATCAACCTGAAAACCACATTCAACAAAGCGTTCGACGCCGCGCCGGTGATCTGGGACAAGATCGCCATGAAGGTGACATCGACCGGCAAGTCGAACGAGTACAACTGGCTCGAACGGTTCCCGAAAATGCGGGAATGGATCGGTGATAAGCACATCAAAAACATGATCGCCCACGCGAATTCCGTGATCAACAAGGACTACGAGGCCACGGTGGGCGTGGACCGAAACGACATCGAGGATGATCAGCTCGGCATCTATGGACCGATGGCGCAGGAAGCCGGTTTCAGCGCCAAGCAGTGGCCGGATGAGATCGTCATCCCCCTGCTCAACGACGGATTCACTTCCCTGTGCTGGGACGGTCAGAACTTCTTCGACACCGATCACCCGCTGGGCGACGACGCCGGCACGCTGTACTCCAACAAAGGCACGGCGGCGCTCAAGTTCGACACCCTGGCGAACGCGCAGGCCTCGTTCGGCGCAGGCCGGACGGCGATCCGCAAGATGAAGGATTACGAGGGGCGTGCGCTGAACCTCAATCCGGACAAGTTGATGGTGCCGCCGGCGCTGGAAGATACCGCCAATGCGCTGATGAAAAACGACCGGCTGGAAGACGGCAAGCCGAACCCGTACAAGAATTCGGCGGAGGTGGTTGTGGACGGCCGGCTGACCAGCGACACCGCGTGGTTTCTGCTGGTGACCAACCGTCCGGTGAAACCGTTCATCTTCCAGGAGCGTAAAGCACCGGTGTTCGTCCAGCAAACGACGATGGAATCCGACGATGTGTTCAACAAGCGCGAGTACAAGTATGGCGTTGAATCGCGCGGCGCGGCGGCGTATGCCCTGCCGCAGTTGGCATACGGTTCTACCGGCGCGGCCTGA
- a CDS encoding phage protease, translating into MLFDLLIVNVNEISKSSIQKIQIVPIGEFVDGNGKRFSITAESVQRIIEKFNRRTNDLVVDYEHQTLDGVQAPAAGWIKSLINEGERGLWAEVEWTERGRKYIEGREYRYLSPVLLSRKKDERGVFQPEELHSAALTNDPAIDGMVPVAAKTKHLFQKETIMELKAKILELLGLKKDAPDSEIVTTLETLQAKAKGSEFLKLLGLKDDAREPEIKQEIETLQAKAKNPGEQESVPKVLVTALGLKDDASVSEAEATILAMKHGADGESAKKIATLEGKLAGMEAETLVSGAMKEGKITADQKDWALDYAKRDQAGFKVFVSKATRVVPLDKTQDAPKEDLARVDETTELVAAQFGNSKDDLVKFGGVKIPA; encoded by the coding sequence ATGTTGTTCGACCTGCTCATCGTCAACGTCAATGAGATTTCAAAATCTTCCATCCAGAAAATCCAGATCGTTCCTATCGGGGAATTCGTCGATGGAAATGGGAAGCGTTTTTCGATCACCGCCGAATCGGTGCAACGCATCATTGAAAAATTCAACCGCCGCACGAATGACCTGGTGGTTGATTACGAGCACCAGACGCTGGATGGAGTCCAGGCTCCGGCCGCGGGCTGGATCAAGTCACTCATCAATGAAGGCGAGCGCGGGTTGTGGGCCGAGGTGGAGTGGACCGAGCGCGGGCGCAAGTACATCGAGGGCCGTGAGTACAGGTACCTGTCTCCGGTGCTGTTGTCCCGCAAGAAGGATGAACGCGGCGTGTTCCAGCCGGAGGAGTTGCACAGTGCCGCATTGACCAACGACCCGGCCATCGACGGCATGGTGCCGGTGGCGGCCAAAACGAAACACCTATTCCAAAAGGAGACCATCATGGAACTGAAGGCAAAAATTCTGGAGCTGTTGGGTTTGAAAAAAGACGCTCCCGATTCCGAAATCGTGACGACGCTTGAAACCCTTCAGGCGAAGGCCAAAGGATCGGAGTTTTTGAAACTGCTGGGCCTGAAAGATGACGCCAGGGAGCCGGAGATCAAGCAGGAGATTGAAACGCTCCAGGCGAAAGCAAAGAACCCCGGAGAGCAGGAATCGGTTCCGAAGGTTCTGGTCACCGCGCTCGGACTGAAAGACGACGCCAGCGTGTCGGAAGCCGAGGCCACCATCCTGGCAATGAAGCATGGCGCGGACGGTGAATCGGCAAAGAAGATTGCCACGCTGGAAGGCAAGCTCGCCGGCATGGAAGCGGAAACCCTGGTGAGCGGCGCGATGAAGGAAGGGAAGATCACCGCCGATCAAAAGGACTGGGCTCTGGATTATGCGAAGCGTGACCAGGCCGGGTTCAAGGTGTTCGTCAGTAAGGCAACCCGCGTGGTGCCGCTGGACAAGACGCAGGACGCGCCGAAGGAAGACCTGGCACGGGTGGATGAGACGACGGAGCTGGTGGCCGCTCAGTTCGGCAACAGCAAGGATGACCTGGTGAAGTTCGGCGGCGTAAAGATCCCGGCGTAG
- a CDS encoding phage tail tube protein, with amino-acid sequence MSFLEKRSLLLAKVEVTYGTDPVPAPATDAILVNNPQVRPTGEVLRREFQRSSLSPLPHVIGLKESELTFSTELKGSGTANAGGAGDIPEIDPLLQACGMNPTFTAESSGGAGDGDITYNPVSSSLKSVTLYWYNDGLLHKLLGAVGNMRINGEAGQFGTIEWTFRGLYVDPTDADIPGGAVFNAEQPPILNGISMSVHSYQGAIQAFAVELANEIARRNSVNAATGVVGFLVTGRDTQGSMNPEQVKEATHDFWAKWKAATQGALSMTIGTVAGAKIDITAPKVQYRELTGGARDGVRIYDVPLTLAQNSGDDELALKFY; translated from the coding sequence TTGAGTTTCCTCGAAAAACGAAGCCTTTTGCTGGCGAAGGTGGAAGTGACCTATGGAACCGATCCGGTTCCCGCGCCTGCCACCGATGCCATCCTGGTGAACAACCCCCAGGTGCGCCCGACGGGTGAAGTGTTGCGGCGCGAGTTCCAGCGATCGTCGCTGTCTCCCCTGCCGCACGTGATCGGGCTCAAAGAAAGCGAGCTGACGTTCAGCACGGAGTTGAAGGGATCCGGCACCGCCAATGCGGGCGGTGCAGGCGACATACCGGAAATCGACCCGCTCTTGCAGGCGTGCGGAATGAATCCCACGTTCACGGCGGAATCGAGTGGGGGCGCGGGAGACGGTGACATCACCTACAACCCGGTTTCCAGTTCTCTTAAAAGCGTGACCCTCTACTGGTACAACGACGGCCTTCTGCACAAGCTCCTGGGGGCGGTCGGCAACATGCGCATCAACGGTGAGGCCGGGCAGTTCGGCACCATCGAATGGACGTTCCGGGGTTTGTATGTTGATCCGACGGATGCGGACATCCCCGGCGGCGCGGTGTTTAACGCTGAACAACCGCCCATCCTGAACGGCATCAGCATGTCAGTCCATTCGTACCAGGGGGCCATCCAGGCGTTCGCGGTGGAACTGGCCAACGAGATCGCGCGGCGCAACTCGGTGAATGCCGCCACCGGCGTCGTCGGGTTCCTTGTCACCGGCCGCGACACGCAGGGCTCGATGAACCCTGAGCAGGTGAAGGAAGCGACGCACGACTTCTGGGCAAAGTGGAAGGCGGCGACGCAGGGTGCGTTGTCGATGACGATCGGTACGGTGGCTGGAGCGAAGATCGACATCACTGCGCCGAAGGTTCAATACCGCGAGCTGACCGGCGGTGCGCGTGACGGTGTGCGTATCTACGACGTCCCGCTGACGCTGGCGCAGAACAGCGGCGACGACGAGCTGGCGCTGAAGTTTTACTAA
- a CDS encoding phage tail tape measure protein, whose product MAETATELNLILRAKDFASKVLANVRGEIKKVSEFAQKNKEQLRDIGKALLVTGAIGAGFLGGAIAQAADFEQQIANVRAVSQASEDDMHRLRDAALDMGAKSSFSASQAAEAQLFLAQSGQKTQEIIESLPGVMALAASQQVDLGFATQATTAALSQFNLAAADAERVANVFAAAASNSKATVDALAFALRQAGPVANALGFSLEATTAAVNLLLNAGFRGEQAGTILRGALSSLLNPSKEAAEVMAKLGLNIQDADGKTRPFVDIIDQLQRSGIQAADAMKIFGQEAGPGMLALIAQGSQALADMELMITGTNEAARQAEARLQTLQGQLKLLFSALERIFIDIGSTFIPPLKLLVQALTALADIFNSFPGPLKAFIAVLAAATTGLTLFAGAGFFVLSMLPSMEAGLVLLTTKILPVLVTKLAAVKTALLAFATNPITLTVAAVGALVAIWLSWNDEMTKSEEKIQKFNEQTADTRGQIEKTKEELKAVQDQIKKVKAEQDDLDLNKDKIDAAREALKAEKEELKKLQEQLKNARTNLSELRAAQDSNAEAAKLAADAQEEMKGKMDAANESIGAQTEGLDEMSKALDKAHTTLGVINVQKEAESLRKAFETLETSGTLSSEQIGQAYEALQEKLERLDPIVDARRILGVQDIDRERARLLKAYDTIARHAETSAEEQKIAFKALQDRLKSLKPDIETIGEAFVKTTQKEIQALQAKRNVVAESLSMEKAAVSEIQKLQDDALQQRQKLVEELKKGRDELKDTVESFSEFQFQLGIKGFDDARIQREELDRVRKDLKPVQLFQRDATEEQQRQALEDRIEKLREVLKRTQEIALAADKNSSAESTAVFLANKAQKELIDRQKERNTLIETQAENLKKTHEQLGLVKTAAEQSLEPLDKLDQKLKELKAIVDTTQMDEAAKEAQKLRAKFEQTFNKPITQVVRIQTQRAGELVSTETAGDGGDLPSAAAGRFFVHRDGPIFLHKGEQVLSRPDADRNRSGGSGEGGLRIDQININVPPGTQMDRRWVRDVLMQEIKRVQDRRGEG is encoded by the coding sequence GTGGCTGAAACCGCAACCGAACTCAACCTTATTTTGCGCGCCAAAGACTTCGCGTCGAAGGTGTTGGCGAACGTGCGTGGTGAAATAAAGAAGGTCAGCGAGTTTGCGCAGAAAAATAAAGAGCAGTTGCGGGACATCGGGAAAGCCCTACTGGTCACCGGCGCGATCGGCGCCGGGTTTCTGGGCGGGGCGATTGCCCAGGCGGCGGACTTTGAGCAACAGATAGCCAACGTGCGCGCAGTGTCGCAGGCGTCGGAAGACGACATGCATCGCCTGCGCGACGCGGCGCTGGACATGGGCGCGAAGAGTTCCTTTTCCGCGTCTCAAGCCGCTGAGGCTCAACTCTTCCTGGCACAGTCCGGCCAAAAAACCCAGGAGATCATCGAGTCGCTTCCCGGCGTCATGGCGTTGGCGGCGTCGCAACAGGTGGATCTCGGTTTCGCCACGCAGGCCACCACCGCCGCGTTGTCTCAATTCAACCTAGCGGCGGCGGATGCCGAGCGCGTGGCTAATGTGTTCGCCGCGGCGGCCTCGAATTCCAAGGCCACGGTGGATGCGCTGGCATTCGCCCTGCGGCAGGCGGGACCGGTGGCCAACGCCCTGGGATTTTCGCTGGAGGCGACGACCGCCGCCGTTAACCTTCTGCTCAACGCCGGTTTCCGCGGCGAGCAGGCGGGCACCATTCTGCGCGGTGCATTGAGTTCTTTGCTCAATCCGTCGAAAGAAGCCGCCGAGGTGATGGCGAAGCTGGGTCTGAATATTCAGGACGCCGACGGCAAGACGCGGCCGTTTGTGGACATTATTGATCAACTGCAAAGATCCGGAATCCAGGCGGCCGACGCGATGAAGATTTTTGGTCAGGAAGCCGGCCCCGGCATGCTGGCGTTGATCGCGCAGGGATCACAGGCGCTGGCGGACATGGAGTTGATGATCACCGGCACCAACGAGGCGGCGCGCCAGGCGGAGGCCCGCCTGCAAACCCTGCAAGGCCAGTTGAAACTGTTGTTCTCCGCGTTGGAGCGGATCTTTATTGACATCGGATCAACATTTATCCCGCCCTTAAAACTGCTGGTGCAGGCGTTGACCGCTCTAGCCGATATTTTTAATTCGTTCCCAGGGCCTTTAAAGGCGTTTATTGCCGTGTTGGCCGCGGCGACGACCGGCTTAACCTTATTCGCAGGCGCTGGGTTTTTTGTCCTCAGCATGCTACCGAGTATGGAGGCGGGATTGGTTTTGTTGACGACAAAAATCCTCCCGGTATTAGTGACAAAGTTGGCCGCTGTAAAGACCGCCCTACTCGCCTTCGCCACAAACCCGATCACGTTGACGGTCGCGGCGGTGGGAGCGCTGGTGGCGATCTGGTTGTCCTGGAATGATGAAATGACCAAGTCTGAGGAGAAAATTCAGAAGTTCAATGAGCAGACGGCGGACACCCGCGGTCAGATTGAAAAAACCAAAGAGGAATTGAAGGCCGTCCAGGATCAAATCAAAAAGGTGAAGGCAGAACAGGACGATCTGGACCTGAATAAGGACAAGATCGACGCCGCGCGGGAAGCGTTGAAGGCGGAGAAAGAAGAACTTAAAAAACTCCAGGAGCAATTGAAGAATGCGCGCACCAATTTATCCGAGTTGCGCGCGGCGCAGGATTCCAACGCCGAAGCGGCGAAGCTGGCGGCGGATGCCCAGGAAGAAATGAAGGGAAAAATGGACGCGGCCAACGAATCCATCGGCGCTCAAACCGAGGGACTTGATGAAATGTCAAAGGCGCTCGATAAAGCGCACACCACGCTGGGTGTGATCAATGTGCAGAAAGAGGCGGAGAGCCTGCGCAAAGCGTTTGAAACGCTGGAGACCTCCGGAACGTTATCCAGTGAGCAGATCGGGCAGGCTTATGAGGCCTTGCAGGAAAAACTGGAACGTCTGGATCCCATTGTCGATGCCCGGAGGATTCTCGGCGTGCAGGACATCGACCGCGAGCGGGCGCGCCTGCTGAAAGCGTATGACACCATCGCCCGCCATGCCGAGACTTCGGCGGAAGAACAGAAGATCGCATTCAAAGCGTTGCAGGATCGGCTGAAATCCTTGAAGCCTGACATTGAAACCATCGGTGAGGCATTCGTTAAAACCACTCAGAAAGAAATCCAGGCACTGCAAGCCAAGCGCAATGTGGTAGCGGAATCCCTTTCTATGGAAAAAGCGGCGGTCAGTGAGATTCAGAAGCTCCAGGATGATGCCCTTCAGCAACGGCAAAAGCTGGTGGAAGAATTGAAGAAAGGCCGGGATGAGCTGAAGGACACGGTGGAGTCGTTCTCCGAATTCCAGTTTCAACTCGGCATCAAGGGATTCGACGACGCGCGCATCCAGCGCGAGGAACTGGACCGGGTTCGAAAAGACCTGAAGCCGGTGCAGTTGTTCCAGCGCGACGCCACCGAGGAACAGCAGAGACAGGCGCTGGAGGACCGGATTGAAAAACTGAGAGAGGTCCTGAAGCGCACTCAGGAGATCGCGCTCGCGGCGGATAAAAACAGCTCCGCCGAGAGCACAGCGGTCTTCCTGGCGAATAAGGCGCAAAAAGAATTGATCGATCGCCAGAAGGAACGCAACACGCTGATCGAGACGCAGGCGGAAAATCTAAAAAAGACGCATGAACAGTTGGGGCTGGTCAAGACGGCGGCCGAGCAGAGTTTGGAGCCTTTGGATAAGCTCGATCAGAAACTGAAAGAGTTGAAAGCCATCGTGGACACGACGCAGATGGATGAGGCGGCGAAGGAAGCCCAGAAGCTGAGGGCGAAGTTCGAGCAGACGTTCAACAAGCCCATCACGCAGGTCGTGCGCATTCAGACACAGCGCGCGGGTGAGCTGGTGAGCACGGAGACGGCGGGGGACGGCGGCGATTTGCCGAGCGCGGCGGCGGGGCGGTTTTTCGTTCACCGCGACGGTCCGATCTTCCTGCACAAGGGCGAGCAGGTGCTGTCGCGGCCGGACGCGGACCGCAACCGCTCCGGTGGGTCCGGCGAGGGCGGCTTGCGGATCGACCAGATCAATATCAACGTACCGCCGGGCACGCAGATGGACCGGCGCTGGGTGCGCGACGTGCTCATGCAGGAGATCAAGCGCGTGCAAGACCGGAGGGGTGAGGGATGA
- a CDS encoding gp436 family protein yields the protein MGNYIAKADLLELVPLADLVALTDDNNTGSEDDTKIDGMIADAEGTVDGYLATRYDTPLATVPNIIKTITVDVAVYRLHGRRQGPPEDVVKRYEDAIRYLRDIAKGVVTLGVDTPAPDSTRNEVNIKSDDRLFGRDQMKGF from the coding sequence ATGGGCAACTACATCGCCAAAGCTGATCTGCTGGAGCTGGTGCCGCTTGCGGACCTGGTCGCCCTGACAGACGACAACAATACAGGATCCGAGGATGACACCAAGATCGACGGCATGATCGCCGATGCCGAGGGCACGGTGGACGGGTATCTGGCGACGCGTTACGACACGCCGCTGGCAACCGTGCCCAATATCATCAAGACGATCACCGTCGATGTTGCCGTGTACCGCCTGCACGGGCGGCGGCAGGGTCCGCCGGAAGACGTGGTGAAGCGTTACGAGGACGCCATTCGCTACCTGCGCGACATCGCCAAGGGCGTGGTCACTCTGGGGGTGGACACGCCCGCGCCGGACAGCACACGCAATGAGGTGAACATTAAAAGCGATGACCGTCTGTTCGGCCGCGATCAGATGAAAGGGTTTTGA
- a CDS encoding PBECR2 nuclease fold domain-containing protein has product MPVAFEKLPFNEAIRFFRGKVPLPTRTWTDIQRGMHSRAFVVAGAMKQELLVDFQTSIRKAIEEGRTLNDFRKDFDAIIKKHGWNYKGERGWRSQVIFNTNLRTAYSAGSWAQIEKTKARRPYLRYIGGLSPEPRPQHLSWNGTILPIDDPWWSSHMPPNGWGCKCKVTTVSRRELERDGLTVSDRAPDDGTYAWRNPKTGSVERIPVGIDPLWDYNPGRAAWGQVETKSLADRGARGRWKQLDSRGPESFGRPDDIPVDKPKATPVGKAKDVEEMRAILRDSIGGEEATFKDPFGNHVSVNQGIADHIAENPAKRLDGREQYFPMIKETIEEPYEIWTGFEENESTGQVRLRQRYVKMVELDKKRTLGLIAEVENGKWVGFDFFRGSKTGQKNLRRGLLVWGRR; this is encoded by the coding sequence ATGCCGGTTGCCTTTGAAAAGCTCCCGTTCAACGAAGCCATCCGGTTTTTCCGGGGAAAGGTGCCCTTGCCGACGCGCACCTGGACGGATATCCAGCGCGGCATGCACAGCCGGGCCTTTGTGGTGGCCGGTGCGATGAAACAGGAACTGCTGGTGGATTTTCAAACCTCCATCCGCAAAGCCATCGAGGAAGGCCGGACGCTGAACGATTTCCGTAAGGACTTCGACGCCATCATCAAAAAGCACGGCTGGAATTACAAGGGGGAGCGCGGCTGGCGGTCTCAGGTGATTTTCAATACGAACCTGCGCACCGCGTATTCCGCCGGGAGCTGGGCACAGATCGAGAAGACGAAGGCGCGGCGTCCCTACCTGCGTTACATCGGGGGCCTGTCGCCGGAGCCGCGGCCGCAACACCTGTCCTGGAACGGAACGATTTTACCCATCGACGATCCCTGGTGGTCGTCTCACATGCCGCCCAATGGGTGGGGATGTAAATGCAAGGTGACCACCGTGTCGCGCCGGGAGCTGGAACGGGACGGCCTGACGGTTTCGGACCGCGCGCCGGATGACGGCACCTACGCCTGGCGCAACCCAAAGACCGGATCGGTGGAGCGGATCCCCGTCGGCATCGATCCGCTGTGGGATTACAACCCCGGCAGAGCCGCCTGGGGGCAGGTGGAAACGAAGAGCCTGGCGGACCGAGGCGCGCGCGGACGATGGAAGCAGCTCGATTCGCGGGGACCGGAATCATTCGGCCGGCCGGACGATATCCCGGTGGACAAGCCGAAGGCCACGCCGGTTGGGAAGGCAAAAGATGTGGAGGAGATGCGCGCCATCCTGCGCGACTCCATTGGCGGTGAAGAAGCGACGTTCAAAGACCCGTTCGGGAATCATGTGAGCGTCAACCAGGGAATCGCGGATCACATTGCGGAGAATCCGGCAAAGCGCCTGGATGGGCGTGAGCAGTATTTTCCGATGATCAAGGAAACCATCGAAGAGCCGTATGAAATCTGGACCGGGTTTGAGGAAAACGAATCGACCGGGCAGGTGCGCCTGCGTCAGCGGTACGTGAAGATGGTGGAGCTGGATAAGAAACGAACGCTCGGTTTGATTGCCGAGGTCGAAAACGGAAAGTGGGTGGGTTTCGATTTTTTCCGGGGGAGTAAAACCGGGCAGAAAAACTTAAGGCGTGGACTGCTGGTATGGGGTAGGCGGTGA
- a CDS encoding phage tail terminator protein, with protein MPTINQVEDAVVAALNAAPLNTYCKRFEKFDSQFDIEDLDRNLGPLPVCFVAYLDDDFSEVTQNRTYMDRMRIAVIVAAKNLRSGVEAKTGTGGTNEMLNDVKSLLHKNTLGLSGVASMALLSRRPVVTTKTLSVWQATFELQFVD; from the coding sequence ATGCCGACGATCAACCAGGTGGAGGATGCGGTGGTGGCGGCGTTGAATGCCGCGCCGCTGAACACCTACTGCAAGCGGTTCGAGAAATTCGATTCGCAGTTCGATATCGAGGATCTGGACCGCAACCTGGGACCGCTCCCGGTTTGTTTCGTCGCGTACCTCGACGATGATTTTAGCGAAGTCACGCAAAACCGGACGTACATGGACCGGATGCGCATCGCCGTGATCGTCGCCGCCAAAAACCTGCGCTCCGGCGTGGAGGCTAAAACCGGCACCGGTGGGACTAATGAAATGTTGAATGACGTGAAGTCACTCCTGCACAAAAACACGCTGGGGCTTTCGGGAGTGGCCAGCATGGCGTTGCTGAGCCGCCGCCCGGTGGTCACCACAAAAACCCTGTCGGTCTGGCAGGCCACCTTTGAACTGCAATTCGTCGATTAG